In Leptospira harrisiae, a genomic segment contains:
- a CDS encoding diaminopimelate decarboxylase — protein MTSIEKLKFLKEDQVRSLANEFGTPLFVYSEKEIEQKCDEALAFPNAFGLQVRYAMKANPNSNILQIMKKKGILIDASSEHEVVRALHFGFKPESIMLTSQEFPKAFEELIGKGVKFNACSLRQLDAFGKAFPGKSVSIRFNPGLGSGHTKKTDVGGVTSSFGIWHEKLNEVKAIVEKYKIVVEKVHTHIGSGSDPEVWKAVAKYTLEYAEAFPSVTVVSLGGGYKVGRMEDEKSTDLQKIGAPVKPQFEEFATKHGRKLILEIEPGTYLIALCGALLTTVDDLVDTGPKGFHFMKLDTGMDSNTRPSLYGARHPLVTVKKDGGVPTSNQEYVVVGHCCESGDVFTQKEGGEPMTRLMGEAEIGDYVVMEAVGAYCSSMSTKNYNSFPETAEVLLRTNGEGKLIRKKEPVSEIFRNEISVVE, from the coding sequence ATGACATCAATCGAAAAACTAAAGTTTTTGAAAGAAGACCAAGTACGGTCTTTAGCAAATGAATTCGGCACGCCACTCTTTGTCTATTCCGAGAAAGAAATTGAACAAAAATGTGACGAGGCTTTGGCATTCCCGAATGCTTTCGGCTTACAAGTCCGTTATGCCATGAAGGCAAATCCCAATTCCAATATCCTTCAGATCATGAAAAAGAAAGGCATCCTCATTGATGCTTCCTCAGAACATGAAGTAGTGCGTGCCCTCCACTTTGGATTCAAACCAGAATCCATTATGCTCACCTCCCAAGAATTTCCCAAGGCCTTTGAAGAACTCATTGGAAAAGGGGTAAAGTTCAATGCTTGTTCTCTTCGCCAACTCGATGCCTTCGGAAAGGCCTTCCCTGGAAAGTCTGTCTCCATTCGTTTCAATCCGGGCCTTGGTTCAGGTCATACCAAAAAAACCGATGTAGGGGGAGTCACATCTTCCTTTGGAATTTGGCATGAAAAACTCAACGAAGTTAAAGCCATCGTAGAAAAATACAAAATCGTTGTGGAAAAAGTCCACACTCATATTGGTTCGGGAAGTGACCCAGAAGTTTGGAAGGCCGTTGCTAAATACACATTAGAATATGCGGAAGCATTTCCAAGTGTCACTGTCGTCAGTCTTGGTGGTGGATACAAAGTGGGAAGAATGGAAGATGAAAAATCTACCGACTTACAAAAGATTGGTGCACCAGTAAAACCTCAATTTGAAGAATTTGCAACAAAACATGGAAGAAAACTGATTTTAGAAATTGAACCAGGAACCTATCTCATCGCACTCTGTGGAGCACTTCTCACAACCGTGGACGATCTAGTGGACACTGGTCCTAAGGGTTTTCATTTTATGAAACTGGACACAGGTATGGATTCGAACACCAGACCTTCGTTATACGGTGCAAGACACCCACTTGTCACTGTAAAAAAAGATGGCGGTGTACCAACATCTAATCAGGAATATGTGGTGGTTGGCCACTGTTGTGAGTCAGGTGATGTTTTCACTCAGAAAGAAGGTGGTGAACCCATGACTCGACTTATGGGCGAAGCCGAAATTGGTGACTATGTTGTGATGGAAGCTGTAGGTGCATATTGTTCCAGTATGTCCACAAAAAACTACAATAGTTTTCCTGAGACGGCAGAAGTTCTACTTCGTACGAACGGTGAAGGAAAACTAATTCGTAAAAAAGAACCAGTATCGGAAATCTTTAGAAACGAAATCAGTGTTGTCGAATGA
- a CDS encoding IspD/TarI family cytidylyltransferase, producing MNNLYAVLLAGGTGTRMGTEVPKQFLKIRGESLLRHSVKRFRKFGLVKSITVVSHPDWILETEKELDDLLEGNDQIVSGGESRHLSTLCGIQSISYDTKDIFFIHDVARPNFKQNELYQLVEQTKIFGGASLVAKSTESLVRVRIHTNYTEEPLKRDEVYSVKTPQSIAGFMINELIAEGLDGDMNKHPTDLCTWMGKRRVGIVETDYHNIKVTSPGDAELADSLFWLDLPAVE from the coding sequence ATGAACAATTTGTACGCTGTCCTACTTGCGGGTGGGACGGGAACTCGAATGGGAACGGAAGTTCCCAAACAGTTTTTAAAAATAAGAGGTGAGTCCCTTCTCAGGCACTCTGTCAAACGATTCCGAAAGTTTGGTCTTGTTAAATCCATCACTGTAGTTTCTCATCCTGATTGGATTTTGGAAACGGAAAAAGAGTTGGATGATTTATTGGAAGGGAATGATCAAATTGTATCCGGTGGAGAAAGTCGCCATCTGTCTACGTTATGTGGAATCCAATCCATTTCCTATGATACAAAAGATATTTTTTTTATCCATGATGTGGCAAGACCCAACTTCAAACAAAATGAACTCTATCAATTAGTGGAACAAACAAAAATATTTGGTGGAGCAAGTTTAGTCGCAAAATCGACAGAGAGTTTGGTTCGTGTCCGAATCCATACAAATTATACGGAAGAACCATTAAAAAGAGATGAAGTGTATTCGGTTAAAACGCCGCAGTCGATTGCAGGGTTTATGATCAATGAACTGATTGCAGAGGGACTTGATGGGGATATGAATAAACATCCGACAGATCTTTGTACTTGGATGGGAAAACGGAGAGTAGGGATTGTCGAAACCGATTACCACAATATCAAAGTGACAAGTCCTGGAGATGCAGAACTTGCCGACTCATTGTTTTGGCTGGACTTACCGGCCGTGGAATAA
- a CDS encoding PilZ domain-containing protein: protein MTLRFFNYPIPVLLVTLGFFAVPFLNVLITASLYDLDLDHFGMILSRIQPLQYILSGLSAIIAYGLVTKKKFGYYLFLFFTFLILTYNVWMVLSVALGKKIFLAGIRIHTADIIWNMVTTTLLLGIVFYFLRREIAAPYLSGKRRGWRTKYRETHPIPFHWTNSDGEREGDGQTINISRNGILIPIPAHHFLKVGDPINLLLKLEKENREPVSISVQAKIVRIDQENDGSEIAGVQLYFPINQREEKQIYEAFLARVFAPRYPVSNPVNFSSKDNRLHQGTLLNVSMEGLYIGTSSVLEQNQICNVKIQTRSGEISVGGVVRWSNPQGKYGKPSGFGIQIDTIENKNLFRIWIWKQRFKLFHGR, encoded by the coding sequence GTGACTTTGCGGTTCTTTAATTACCCCATCCCTGTTCTACTGGTGACCCTTGGCTTTTTTGCTGTCCCATTTTTAAACGTTTTGATCACTGCATCGTTATACGATCTTGATCTAGACCATTTTGGAATGATTCTCTCTAGAATTCAGCCATTACAATATATTCTTTCAGGTCTTAGTGCCATCATTGCCTATGGCTTGGTAACGAAGAAAAAATTTGGATACTACCTTTTCCTTTTTTTTACATTCCTTATTCTTACATATAACGTTTGGATGGTTCTATCCGTCGCACTTGGCAAAAAGATCTTTCTCGCAGGTATCCGCATCCATACGGCAGATATTATATGGAACATGGTGACAACCACCCTCTTACTTGGAATTGTGTTTTATTTTTTGCGCAGAGAAATTGCAGCCCCTTACCTCAGTGGGAAACGTCGTGGATGGAGAACCAAATACCGAGAAACCCATCCCATTCCTTTTCACTGGACCAACTCTGACGGCGAACGAGAAGGTGACGGACAGACCATCAATATCTCCAGAAACGGAATTCTCATTCCCATCCCAGCTCATCATTTCTTAAAAGTGGGAGACCCCATCAACCTACTTTTAAAATTAGAAAAGGAAAATAGAGAACCTGTTTCGATTTCGGTCCAAGCAAAGATCGTTCGTATCGACCAAGAGAATGATGGTTCGGAAATTGCCGGTGTCCAACTGTATTTTCCAATCAACCAAAGGGAAGAAAAACAAATCTATGAAGCTTTCCTTGCAAGGGTATTTGCACCGAGATACCCAGTTTCCAATCCAGTCAATTTTTCCAGTAAAGACAATCGTTTGCACCAAGGAACCTTACTGAATGTGTCCATGGAAGGTTTGTACATTGGAACTAGTTCCGTTTTAGAACAAAATCAAATTTGTAATGTCAAAATTCAAACAAGATCAGGGGAAATTTCAGTAGGTGGTGTTGTACGTTGGTCTAACCCTCAAGGCAAATACGGAAAACCAAGTGGATTTGGAATTCAAATCGATACCATCGAAAACAAAAACTTGTTTCGCATTTGGATTTGGAAACAACGTTTTAAATTATTCCACGGCCGGTAA
- a CDS encoding Crp/Fnr family transcriptional regulator encodes MNVDHLRKYINEVRIDHFSEGTKVFSEGEDCNGKMFFVFAGGLQVFKRKASGEDQYVRDIKPGEFFGEMALVYPSPRAATVVASAEDTKVGTITKDIFLAMGKESPGFLSVILHSIINRLTAVEDLISEKQEELHILINGMPSLQREQITTESVITNEDKTQDSDSP; translated from the coding sequence ATGAACGTTGACCACTTACGAAAGTACATTAACGAAGTGCGAATCGATCACTTCTCCGAGGGAACCAAAGTATTTTCCGAAGGAGAAGATTGTAATGGAAAGATGTTTTTTGTTTTTGCCGGTGGACTCCAAGTGTTCAAACGAAAAGCGTCAGGAGAAGACCAATATGTTCGGGACATCAAACCCGGTGAGTTCTTTGGAGAAATGGCTTTGGTGTATCCCTCACCAAGAGCTGCCACTGTTGTAGCCTCCGCAGAAGACACCAAAGTGGGAACCATTACGAAAGATATCTTTTTGGCCATGGGGAAAGAAAGCCCAGGATTTCTTTCTGTTATTTTGCATAGTATAATTAACCGCCTAACTGCTGTAGAAGATTTGATTTCAGAAAAACAAGAAGAATTGCATATTCTGATTAACGGAATGCCTTCCTTACAAAGGGAGCAAATCACCACAGAATCCGTCATCACCAATGAGGACAAAACACAAGATTCAGATAGTCCTTAA
- a CDS encoding cyclic nucleotide-binding domain-containing protein, giving the protein MNILEFMQNISTQVYLRGDMIFREGDPHDGSMYCVMSGMFAVTKRLPDGSQEVIKGLGPGEFFGELSLLTRRPRAMTISVVSTNARVGILREEQFEKLARINTHFLYQLTKSTVEKLHRAEARLTELDKLLEEIKKDDEK; this is encoded by the coding sequence ATGAACATTTTGGAATTTATGCAAAATATCTCTACGCAGGTGTATTTGCGAGGGGATATGATCTTTCGCGAAGGAGATCCTCATGATGGAAGTATGTATTGTGTCATGAGTGGGATGTTTGCGGTCACCAAACGACTGCCAGATGGAAGCCAAGAAGTCATCAAAGGACTTGGTCCAGGTGAATTTTTTGGAGAATTATCACTTCTGACAAGAAGACCCCGGGCCATGACCATCAGCGTGGTATCGACCAACGCTCGGGTAGGAATTTTAAGAGAGGAGCAGTTCGAAAAATTGGCCCGTATCAATACACATTTTTTATACCAACTCACTAAAAGCACTGTGGAAAAACTCCATAGAGCAGAAGCAAGGCTTACCGAACTCGACAAATTATTAGAAGAAATCAAAAAGGACGATGAGAAATGA
- a CDS encoding AraC family transcriptional regulator, protein MIYETFSPSPGLSSLIKCFWTLIVEDSTPYPKQRIVPDGCMELAFNFGDPIKRFTNEDNFIIQPWACFIGQITEPFYIKPTGSVNTFSVRFFPYGIANFFEKPMDHYANREISLDQLFGFDNAKDLENQIRKACDTMTRIRIIEDFFNAKLKKQITSDRILKNIIDTILHSKGNELIDSILGDEVLSRRQLERKFKIQIGLSPKKLGKIIRMQAAFKMLINRESEKLTEIAYESNYYDQAHFIKDFKEFTGLSPKQLIRDDGMLLSALFYKND, encoded by the coding sequence TTGATTTACGAAACATTTTCTCCGTCACCTGGTTTGAGTTCTTTGATAAAATGTTTTTGGACATTGATTGTAGAGGATTCCACTCCCTATCCCAAACAAAGAATTGTTCCTGATGGTTGTATGGAATTGGCATTTAATTTTGGAGATCCAATTAAGCGGTTTACAAATGAAGATAATTTTATCATTCAACCTTGGGCTTGTTTTATCGGCCAAATCACGGAACCGTTTTATATAAAACCTACAGGATCAGTGAACACTTTTTCTGTCAGATTTTTTCCCTATGGAATTGCTAATTTTTTTGAAAAGCCAATGGATCATTATGCAAACAGGGAAATTTCTCTTGATCAATTGTTCGGATTCGACAATGCAAAAGACTTAGAGAATCAAATTCGCAAGGCTTGCGATACGATGACTCGCATACGTATCATTGAAGATTTTTTTAATGCAAAACTCAAAAAGCAAATTACTTCTGATCGAATCCTAAAAAATATCATCGATACCATTTTGCATTCTAAAGGAAATGAACTCATTGATTCCATTTTGGGTGATGAGGTTTTAAGCAGACGGCAACTAGAAAGAAAATTCAAAATACAAATCGGACTCAGTCCCAAAAAATTGGGAAAAATTATACGAATGCAAGCTGCATTCAAAATGCTAATCAACCGAGAATCCGAAAAATTAACGGAAATTGCATATGAAAGTAATTATTATGATCAAGCTCATTTTATTAAGGATTTTAAAGAATTTACAGGTTTAAGTCCAAAACAGTTGATTCGCGATGATGGAATGTTGCTTTCTGCATTATTCTACAAAAACGATTGA
- a CDS encoding VOC family protein translates to MKKYIMTTIILFWGLTSCKEESLSGALKEKVGDNSMKNTISIVEIPVLDLTRAVTFYKAILNVTIERMNMGDTEMGVLPAEVGSVNVVLVKGKDYSPTKNGVLVYLNLGHDLQPALDRVEQNGGKILLQKTLIDTEMGYYALVIDSEGNRIGFHSKN, encoded by the coding sequence ATGAAAAAATACATCATGACGACGATCATTTTATTTTGGGGATTGACTTCTTGTAAAGAAGAAAGTTTGTCTGGTGCATTGAAAGAGAAAGTTGGAGATAACAGTATGAAAAATACAATATCAATTGTGGAGATCCCTGTTTTGGATTTAACCAGAGCTGTCACGTTTTACAAAGCTATCCTGAATGTTACGATAGAAAGAATGAATATGGGTGATACGGAGATGGGTGTATTACCGGCAGAAGTTGGATCTGTCAATGTTGTCCTTGTAAAAGGAAAAGATTATAGTCCGACTAAGAATGGCGTATTGGTGTATTTGAATCTTGGGCATGACTTACAACCAGCTTTGGACCGAGTGGAGCAAAATGGAGGGAAAATCCTTTTGCAAAAAACCTTAATTGATACGGAGATGGGATACTATGCTTTGGTCATTGATTCCGAGGGAAACCGGATAGGGTTCCATTCCAAGAATTAA
- a CDS encoding FG-GAP-like repeat-containing protein — protein sequence MKFRTPNQILNLRLVALGISLFLINCWANPLTHPPIECLMKLSNFLCSDKDPFKRWSPAQYLLLLPESSVTISNLTNHSIVETGFVVGTAPPGITFVNVGIDDAPPTQVPVVNGSWRYGLPAKAITGTFWTYGSLHTIYAHIPYERSNTIQVRMGTNHDTDGDGYPDLIVSANVAAGTQGYGYVFTTNPNTKLLNSTPNTSLTDGITQTYFGSRIGSGDFNGDGYADVMVGAQAYLVGNYFGKSYLFLSKGQSGIPSQNLNTGGTADAIIDGVSNSGRFGTNVIGADVNHDGYDDAVFASPWNDEVFIFYSQGPAAISSQNTNSANITYKPGVNDNFGSYAYAGDINGDGFLDLVVGAATYSSSLGRIYIFVSNHGFLPSSPQQILVAPIDPSDCPGPNGCQFGANFVLDYFNFDGCIDIAVGSPAFNSNQGIVFVYHSTCDPISPYPNPPVATFLGPPTTSCNANNCSFGGNLASGDTNGDGFPDLLIGSTGASAGIGDVYLVLNDPNTGFRNMNLSAGGAADSLFSGSLANRNFSLGLQFQDTNADGLQDIIISEPTTTNRVYTFHSIRGSVPASQNLNGTGVTNQTLSPPAGTSLGNTIAELRIKAEGYLLVLISKTKKYFGLI from the coding sequence ATGAAATTTAGAACTCCCAACCAAATTCTGAACTTACGACTAGTAGCACTAGGAATCTCTTTATTCCTAATCAATTGTTGGGCCAATCCCCTCACCCACCCACCAATTGAATGTTTGATGAAGCTTTCCAATTTTCTCTGCTCTGATAAGGATCCTTTCAAACGTTGGTCACCTGCACAGTATTTACTCCTTCTACCAGAATCCTCTGTTACAATCTCTAACTTAACCAACCATTCAATTGTTGAAACCGGATTTGTTGTGGGAACAGCGCCCCCTGGCATTACCTTTGTAAACGTTGGCATTGACGATGCGCCACCGACCCAAGTGCCAGTGGTCAATGGTAGCTGGAGGTATGGCCTTCCGGCAAAAGCCATTACGGGAACTTTTTGGACATACGGTAGCCTTCATACTATCTATGCGCACATTCCTTATGAAAGATCCAATACCATCCAAGTTCGAATGGGAACCAATCATGATACTGATGGAGATGGGTATCCTGATTTGATTGTATCGGCAAATGTCGCTGCAGGAACACAAGGATATGGATATGTATTCACAACAAACCCAAATACAAAACTACTCAACTCAACGCCAAACACGAGTTTAACGGACGGAATCACACAAACTTACTTTGGTTCTCGGATAGGATCAGGAGATTTCAATGGTGACGGATATGCGGACGTAATGGTAGGAGCCCAAGCATATCTTGTAGGTAATTATTTCGGTAAGTCTTATCTTTTCCTTAGTAAAGGTCAATCAGGAATCCCATCTCAAAATCTAAATACTGGAGGAACCGCAGATGCCATTATCGATGGAGTGAGCAATTCAGGGAGATTCGGAACCAATGTGATTGGAGCTGATGTCAATCATGATGGTTATGATGATGCGGTATTTGCTTCCCCTTGGAATGACGAAGTTTTTATCTTTTATAGCCAAGGACCAGCTGCCATCAGTTCACAAAACACAAATTCTGCTAATATTACTTATAAACCAGGAGTAAACGATAATTTCGGATCTTATGCTTATGCGGGAGATATCAATGGAGATGGTTTTTTAGACCTCGTAGTCGGTGCAGCGACGTATTCCTCTAGTTTGGGAAGAATCTATATATTTGTTTCCAATCACGGATTTCTACCATCAAGTCCTCAACAAATTCTAGTGGCTCCAATTGATCCATCCGATTGCCCAGGACCAAACGGTTGCCAGTTCGGAGCTAATTTTGTATTAGATTATTTCAATTTCGACGGTTGTATCGACATTGCTGTAGGGTCACCTGCCTTCAATTCCAACCAAGGAATTGTCTTTGTATACCATTCCACATGTGATCCCATAAGTCCCTATCCGAATCCACCGGTTGCAACATTCCTAGGTCCACCCACAACAAGTTGCAATGCGAATAATTGTTCTTTTGGTGGAAACCTAGCCTCGGGCGATACCAATGGAGATGGATTCCCCGATTTACTAATTGGATCTACGGGTGCAAGTGCCGGAATCGGTGACGTTTATCTAGTGTTAAATGATCCAAACACGGGATTTCGCAATATGAACCTAAGTGCCGGGGGAGCCGCTGATAGTTTATTTTCAGGATCGCTTGCGAATCGTAATTTTTCTTTGGGACTTCAGTTCCAAGACACCAATGCGGATGGTCTCCAAGACATCATCATCTCGGAACCAACGACCACCAATCGAGTGTATACCTTTCATAGCATTCGAGGTAGTGTTCCCGCAAGCCAAAACTTAAATGGAACAGGCGTGACAAACCAAACTCTTTCCCCTCCAGCAGGAACTTCCTTGGGGAATACGATTGCAGAGTTGAGAATTAAGGCAGAAGGTTATCTGTTAGTATTGATCTCTAAAACAAAAAAGTATTTTGGACTTATATAA
- a CDS encoding SH3 domain-containing protein — MKKLFLVFLTSLVLFQCKKTPAIEVGQTAFISATVLNARKTPTLDGEKVGKLKLGDQIKVLERSEKDLEIDGITSYWYRVQSNFVTGWVFGGYLSLEKVESRDAMIAAVQGNFVYCKIPNRDDCSNTIEFDGIRFVYREFSKYSGISEKLEGVFDVYSDHLVFDSKSRYIRPSIFIQYPQTEEERTAYYNAYYEFTNSDEYLVSLSTYPVAGKENFYFYICNDKLLLLREKKEKEAACKSDYAFTKSSYSSF, encoded by the coding sequence ATGAAGAAATTGTTCCTTGTTTTCCTAACATCTTTGGTTTTGTTTCAGTGTAAAAAAACTCCTGCAATAGAAGTCGGTCAAACTGCATTTATTTCTGCGACAGTTCTTAACGCACGAAAAACTCCCACATTGGATGGGGAGAAGGTTGGAAAATTAAAACTTGGAGATCAGATCAAGGTCTTGGAACGATCGGAAAAGGATTTGGAAATTGACGGAATCACTTCCTACTGGTACCGGGTTCAATCTAATTTTGTTACTGGTTGGGTGTTTGGTGGGTATCTATCTCTTGAAAAAGTGGAATCAAGAGATGCCATGATTGCGGCAGTACAGGGAAATTTTGTATATTGTAAAATTCCTAATCGTGATGACTGTTCCAATACAATTGAGTTTGATGGAATCCGATTTGTTTACCGAGAATTCAGTAAATATTCCGGTATTAGTGAAAAATTAGAAGGTGTGTTCGATGTGTATTCTGACCATCTTGTTTTTGATTCAAAATCTAGATACATTCGTCCTTCCATTTTTATCCAATACCCTCAAACAGAGGAAGAACGCACTGCTTATTACAATGCCTATTATGAATTTACGAACTCAGATGAATATTTGGTTTCATTAAGTACTTATCCAGTTGCTGGAAAAGAAAATTTTTATTTTTACATTTGTAACGACAAACTCTTGTTACTGAGAGAGAAAAAGGAAAAAGAAGCGGCATGTAAAAGTGATTATGCTTTTACTAAATCGTCGTATTCTTCTTTTTAA
- a CDS encoding VanW family protein — MIHRIKLKTKVFKRWIVLILTGGLYRFGLKPDTSKNGIWSEQTKLTLPIFPSPFKEGKLQNLKIAIESMNNKVLYPGKIFSFWYEIGEPTIKKGFKEGRVIRGGQVGSEIAGGLCQLSGIIYYLSLELGLEILERFPHSRDLYTEETRFTPLGTDASVVYPSKDLRIKNSLSFPLRFSWELMESELTFQIESQQPIKRKKIYFKQSQKNGFSNVQVFLESEEDGKPILCSSDDYKL, encoded by the coding sequence TTGATTCACCGAATAAAACTTAAAACCAAGGTTTTTAAACGATGGATTGTCTTAATCCTTACGGGAGGTTTGTATCGATTCGGCTTAAAACCTGACACCAGTAAAAATGGAATTTGGTCAGAACAAACAAAGTTAACGCTGCCGATCTTTCCTTCTCCATTCAAAGAAGGAAAACTCCAAAACCTTAAAATTGCCATTGAATCAATGAACAATAAAGTTTTGTATCCGGGAAAAATCTTTTCTTTTTGGTATGAAATAGGTGAACCCACAATCAAAAAAGGGTTCAAAGAAGGTCGTGTCATTCGGGGTGGGCAAGTAGGTTCAGAAATTGCCGGTGGACTTTGCCAATTGTCAGGGATCATATATTATCTTTCATTAGAGCTTGGTTTAGAAATTTTAGAACGATTCCCCCACTCGCGTGATTTATACACGGAAGAAACCAGGTTTACGCCACTTGGGACAGATGCATCTGTCGTTTATCCTTCAAAAGATTTGCGAATCAAAAACTCTCTTTCGTTTCCTCTCCGTTTTTCTTGGGAACTTATGGAATCCGAACTCACGTTTCAAATCGAATCACAACAACCGATCAAACGAAAAAAAATATATTTCAAACAATCACAAAAAAATGGATTTTCGAATGTCCAAGTCTTCTTAGAATCAGAAGAAGATGGCAAACCAATTCTTTGTTCCTCAGATGATTACAAATTATAA
- a CDS encoding DUF2452 domain-containing protein, with product METEETPHHSLTYGTSRLAPSISLVDRAKEIELAEESVRLHLHGKLEVIAGQIRRLKEEAELILKRSEKDIELHKARCQFEKKPGQTIHLYEKENGSYFSLLSPKDWGNQPPHSYKGSYIMNPDRSFTEVFLESKD from the coding sequence ATGGAAACAGAGGAAACTCCCCATCATAGTCTTACCTATGGAACCAGTAGGCTTGCACCAAGTATCAGTCTTGTAGACCGGGCCAAAGAAATTGAACTTGCAGAAGAATCTGTCCGACTGCATTTACATGGAAAACTGGAAGTTATTGCAGGACAAATTCGTCGCCTGAAAGAAGAAGCGGAACTCATTTTAAAACGCTCTGAAAAAGACATTGAGCTACACAAAGCACGATGCCAGTTTGAAAAAAAACCAGGCCAAACAATTCATTTATATGAAAAAGAAAATGGTTCTTACTTTTCTCTCCTTTCTCCCAAAGATTGGGGCAACCAGCCTCCACATTCCTATAAAGGTTCTTATATTATGAATCCCGATAGAAGTTTCACTGAAGTTTTTTTAGAATCGAAGGATTGA
- a CDS encoding SPOR domain-containing protein, with translation MKERVFYVINLDKQRIGVLSLFLFALFFSIFFLGVSVGRGKQEEAQTLQKKSELTQISPETTESTIPAPITTNGTEATVGTNAASSLVQGTKSKEQTNASQEIPMADVGNHPYFVETSTAKDEEEEKKQQIVDLTKRREKRELSAKQEERFKNLAPTSKLSKSQKLPSLASSTNKSDGKQFTIQLAAFNSRQSAETFLSQLKADNHGKLPAKSFILVKNGFFVVQLGKSKDKGSLSKVLSKTSMPKEIKSKAMVVSYQPLS, from the coding sequence ATGAAAGAAAGAGTATTTTACGTAATCAACCTAGATAAACAAAGAATCGGAGTTTTATCCCTCTTTCTTTTTGCACTTTTCTTTTCTATTTTTTTCCTAGGCGTTTCTGTTGGCCGCGGAAAACAAGAAGAGGCACAGACCCTTCAAAAAAAGAGTGAACTCACTCAAATTAGCCCTGAAACAACGGAGTCAACCATCCCTGCTCCGATAACAACTAACGGAACAGAGGCGACAGTGGGAACAAATGCAGCCTCTTCTCTTGTCCAAGGAACAAAATCCAAAGAACAAACAAACGCATCACAAGAGATTCCAATGGCTGATGTTGGAAATCATCCATACTTTGTAGAGACTTCCACAGCGAAAGATGAAGAAGAAGAGAAAAAACAACAAATTGTTGATTTGACAAAACGTAGAGAAAAACGAGAGTTAAGTGCGAAACAAGAAGAACGTTTCAAAAACTTGGCTCCCACGTCGAAGTTGTCCAAATCGCAAAAACTTCCTTCTCTAGCATCATCTACAAACAAATCAGATGGAAAACAATTTACGATCCAACTGGCTGCCTTTAATAGCAGACAATCTGCTGAAACTTTTTTATCTCAACTAAAAGCAGATAACCATGGTAAGTTGCCAGCAAAATCGTTTATCCTTGTAAAAAATGGATTCTTTGTAGTCCAATTGGGAAAATCAAAAGACAAAGGATCTCTTTCCAAGGTTCTTTCCAAAACTTCTATGCCGAAAGAGATTAAATCCAAGGCAATGGTTGTCAGTTACCAACCGTTATCATAA
- the coaE gene encoding dephospho-CoA kinase (Dephospho-CoA kinase (CoaE) performs the final step in coenzyme A biosynthesis.), protein MSPKHNNKTLIGITGSIGSGKSTVLAMFGELGAETISSDTIARTFTEPNSPVIGELVKIFGDVILDTNGAPIRAKIAELAFTDKTKLTALNELTHPLVRKTFLEFLNSRKDGSIVAWEVPLLFETDAHTICDFTVTVAVSPEVAWERVQSRGGMDYQDFQKRNLSQMDLEKKKSLSDFVVTNDNQREKLKEQIVIIDSEIKKRIKK, encoded by the coding sequence GTGAGTCCAAAACATAACAATAAAACACTGATTGGAATTACCGGATCGATTGGTTCGGGAAAATCCACTGTACTTGCTATGTTTGGTGAATTAGGCGCAGAAACCATTAGCTCTGATACCATCGCACGTACTTTCACAGAACCGAATAGCCCTGTCATCGGGGAACTCGTCAAAATTTTCGGCGATGTTATCTTAGATACAAATGGGGCACCCATCCGCGCTAAAATCGCAGAACTTGCCTTCACCGACAAAACAAAGCTAACCGCCCTAAACGAACTCACACACCCACTAGTTCGCAAAACCTTTCTTGAATTCCTAAATTCCAGAAAGGATGGAAGTATTGTTGCCTGGGAAGTTCCCCTTTTATTCGAAACTGATGCTCATACCATTTGCGATTTTACAGTGACTGTAGCTGTGAGTCCGGAAGTGGCATGGGAGCGAGTACAAAGTCGGGGTGGAATGGATTACCAAGATTTCCAAAAAAGAAATCTTTCCCAAATGGATTTAGAGAAAAAAAAGTCTCTCTCTGATTTTGTCGTAACTAACGATAATCAAAGGGAAAAGTTAAAAGAACAAATTGTTATCATCGATTCAGAAATCAAAAAAAGGATAAAAAAATGA